The following are from one region of the Quercus robur chromosome 1, dhQueRobu3.1, whole genome shotgun sequence genome:
- the LOC126732665 gene encoding uncharacterized protein LOC126732665 yields the protein MGASKKLKMATPLGPLLLQLFLLILLLISIHQSHPAAASTIHLPFSIYPYSLSVTDFGATGDGLHYDTAAIQSAIKACPTFHHTQCHITFPPGTYLTRTLFLKSGVVLDIKENATLLGCTKMEDYPKELQEWYVVVAENASDVGITGGGVVDGDGLGFVKRFNERKNVMVSWNTTGACLGDECRPRLVGFIDCKNVKVWNITLTEPAYWCLHIVRCENTSIHDVSIYGNFNTPNNDGIDIEDSNNTVITRCHIDTGDDAICPKTYTGPLYNLTVTNCWIRTKSSAIKLGSASSFDFKGLIFDNITIVQSHRGLGLQIRDGGNVSDITFSNINISTRYYDPSWWGRAEPIYVTTCPRDSSANEGSISNVVFINITANSENGVFLSGSKHGLLSNLRFINVNLTYRRWTNYSGGLIDYRPGCQGLVNHSIAGIIMEHIEGLEVENVNMRWYDHPFGHWNNPLDFGPSTVNNISLFNFRSSLYIK from the exons ATGGGTGCAAGTAAGAAACTAAAAATGGCAACCCCATTAGGGCCATTACTCCTTCAACTCTTCCTCCTCATCCTGCTCTTAATCTCAATCCACCAATCACACCCAGCCGCTGCATCCACAATCCATCTCCCATTCTCCATATACCCTTACTCACTATCAGTCACTGACTTTGGAGCCACCGGCGACGGACTCCACTACGACACAGCTGCCATCCAATCCGCCATCAAAGCCTGCCCCACCTTCCACCACACCCAATGCCACATCACGTTCCCTCCCGGGACCTACCTCACCAGAACTTTGTTCCTCAAATCCGGTGTTGTGTTGGACATCAAAGAAAACGCAACCTTGCTGGGTTGTACAAAAATGGAGGACTACCCAAAAGAATTGCAGGAATGGTACGTGGTGGTGGCGGAGAACGCAAGTGATGTGGGGATCACCGGCGGAGGCGTGGTGGATGGAGATGGTTTGGGTTTCGTGAAGAGGTTTAATGAGAGGAAGAACGTGATGGTGAGTTGGAACACCACCGGAGCTTGTTTAGGAGATGAGTGTAGACCCAGGCTTGTTGGTTTCATTGACTGTAAGAATGTCAAGGTTTGGAATATCACACTCACAGAGCCTGCTTATTGGTG CTTGCATATAGTACGGTGTGAAAACACATCAATTCATGATGTTTCAATTTATGGAAACTTCAATACACCTAACAATGATGGGATTGATATAGAGGATTCAAATAATACAGTCATTACAAGGTGTCACATCGATACTGGAGATGATGCTATCTGTCCAAAGACATACACTGGCCCTCTTTATAATTTGACTGTGACAAACTGTTGGATTCGAACAAAATCCTCAGCAATCAAACTTGGTAGTGCAAGTTCATTCGATTTCAAGGGTCTAATTTTTGACAATATCACAATTGTACAGTCTCATAGAGGGTTGGGATTGCAGATACGTGATGGAG GAAATGTAAGTGACATTACCTTCTCAAACATAAACATAAGCACAAGATACTATGATCCTTCATGGTGGGGAAGAGCGGAGCCTATATATGTGACAACATGCCCAAGGGACTCCAGTGCAAATGAGGGTTCAATCTCAAATGTAGTTTTTATTAACATCACTGCAAATTCTGAAAATGGTGTGTTCTTATCAGGTTCTAAACATGGGCTACTAAGCAATTTGAGATTCATAAATGTGAACCTGACTTACAGAAGATGGACAAATTATTCTGGTGGATTGATAGATTATAGACCAGGATGCCAGGGACTTGTTAATCACAGCATTGCTGGGATCATCATGGAACACATTGAAGGTTTGGAGGTTGAAAATGTTAACATGAGATGGTATGATCACCCATTTGGACACTGGAACAATCCTCTTGATTTTGGGCCTTCAACtgtaaataatatttctttgtttaattttcGTTCAAGTTTGTACATAAAATGA